Proteins encoded within one genomic window of Streptomyces kaniharaensis:
- a CDS encoding phosphotransferase-like protein — translation MNVIALNGAVGPAAAQAWAVHVGVTCDLLVDTSRASAAECARIAVGRVASCG, via the coding sequence GTGAACGTCATCGCGCTCAACGGTGCCGTCGGACCGGCCGCGGCGCAGGCGTGGGCGGTGCACGTGGGTGTCACGTGCGACCTGCTCGTCGACACCTCGCGAGCCTCCGCGGCCGAGTGCGCCCGGATCGCCGTCGGCCGGGTGGCGTCCTGCGGTTGA
- a CDS encoding EamA family transporter, whose product MDRKRVAVAVTAALAPAAWGTTYLVTTQFLPEGRPLLLAALRALPAGLLLLLLGRRLPKGRWWGRAAVLGMLNIGLFFPLVFVGAYRLPGGVAATIGAIQPLLVTGFSIGVLGVRPGRRAVLAGLAGVGGVALLVLKSGARLDGVGIAAMVTAIALMAMGTVLTRRWGRPDGATLLDLTAWQLLAGSLFLVPLAAAVEGAPPALSATNLAGFAYLGLFGTALGYVLWFRGIDRLGAGPASFLGLVNPVVATVGGLVALDQTLTPWQVLGLLIALGALVAGQSPTRRPSPAPQAPLAPTPTPEPAHAGR is encoded by the coding sequence ATGGATCGGAAGCGCGTCGCAGTCGCCGTCACCGCGGCCCTCGCCCCGGCCGCCTGGGGCACGACCTACCTGGTCACCACCCAGTTCCTGCCCGAAGGCCGTCCGCTGCTGCTCGCCGCCCTGCGCGCGCTCCCGGCCGGGCTGCTCCTGCTGCTCCTCGGCCGCAGACTGCCCAAGGGGCGCTGGTGGGGGCGCGCCGCCGTCCTCGGCATGCTGAACATCGGGCTCTTCTTCCCGCTCGTGTTCGTCGGCGCGTACCGGTTGCCCGGCGGGGTCGCGGCGACCATCGGCGCGATCCAGCCGCTGCTGGTCACCGGATTCTCGATCGGCGTGCTCGGTGTGCGGCCCGGACGGCGGGCCGTCCTCGCCGGACTCGCCGGGGTCGGCGGCGTCGCGCTCCTCGTCCTCAAGAGCGGCGCGCGGCTGGACGGCGTCGGCATCGCCGCGATGGTCACCGCGATCGCGCTCATGGCCATGGGCACCGTCCTGACCCGTCGCTGGGGCCGGCCCGACGGCGCCACCCTGCTCGACCTGACCGCCTGGCAGCTCCTCGCCGGCTCGCTCTTCCTCGTACCGCTCGCAGCCGCCGTGGAGGGCGCGCCGCCCGCCCTGAGCGCCACCAACCTGGCCGGCTTCGCCTACCTCGGGCTGTTCGGCACCGCCCTCGGGTACGTCCTCTGGTTCCGCGGCATCGACCGCCTCGGCGCCGGCCCGGCCTCCTTCCTCGGCCTGGTCAACCCGGTCGTCGCCACGGTCGGCGGCCTCGTCGCCCTCGACCAGACCCTCACCCCGTGGCAGGTCCTCGGCCTCCTCATCGCTCTCGGAGCCCTCGTCGCCGGCCAGTCCCCCACCCGCAGGCCCTCCCCGGCACCCCAGGCACCCCTCGCCCCGACCCCCACCCCCGAACCGGCCCACGCCGGCCGCTGA
- a CDS encoding TetR/AcrR family transcriptional regulator, with product MDEAAGLPTGSTSNLARTRAALLELALTRIAELESAGFLDPADALAECAAPPRELLAQVAADGLHQALTTGRTLTIARIELALEAARRPELRDVYDRLGARFLDFAVQLLARCGSPEPAADARRLIRWCDGVLFNATAGSGHGHPLTPADLHDEVTRYLASLLARQEQE from the coding sequence GTGGACGAGGCGGCGGGGCTGCCCACCGGCTCGACGTCCAACCTCGCCCGGACCAGGGCCGCCCTGCTCGAACTCGCACTGACCCGGATCGCCGAACTGGAGTCGGCCGGGTTCCTCGACCCGGCCGACGCCCTGGCCGAGTGCGCGGCACCGCCGCGCGAACTGCTCGCCCAGGTCGCCGCCGACGGCCTGCACCAGGCGCTGACCACCGGCCGCACCCTCACCATCGCGCGCATCGAGCTCGCCCTGGAGGCGGCCCGTCGGCCCGAACTGCGCGACGTCTACGACCGCCTGGGAGCGCGCTTCCTCGACTTCGCGGTGCAGCTCCTCGCCCGCTGCGGCTCGCCCGAGCCCGCCGCCGACGCCCGTCGCCTGATCCGCTGGTGCGACGGCGTGCTGTTCAACGCGACGGCCGGCAGCGGACATGGCCACCCGTTGACCCCGGCCGATCTGCACGACGAGGTGACGCGCTACCTCGCATCGCTGCTCGCGCGGCAGGAGCAGGAGTAG
- the cobC gene encoding Rv2231c family pyridoxal phosphate-dependent protein CobC: MTAAEPDLRHHGDAEVRADGLGLVDLAVNVRTGTPPLWLRERLAATLGELAAYPDQTAARAAVAARHGRPTDEVLLTSGAAEAFVLLARVLTSRHVAVVHPQFTEPEAALRDAGHEVHRVLLSPEDGFRLGAVPEEADLVVLGNPTNPTSVLHPAAAVAALARPGRTLVVDEAFMDTVPGERESLAAVRDLPGRVVVLRSLTKTWGLAGLRIGYVLGPAPLVAALGAAQPLWPVSTPALTAAEACSTPAALAEAEEAAAELGLWRAHLLKGLAGFPSVRVYGEPAASFVLVRLPGAAAVRERLREHGFAVRRGDTFPGLGEEWLRIAVRDEATTDRFLDALAAAITTA, translated from the coding sequence GTGACCGCCGCCGAACCCGACCTCCGCCACCACGGCGACGCCGAGGTGCGCGCCGACGGGCTCGGCCTCGTCGACCTCGCCGTCAACGTGCGCACCGGCACGCCCCCGCTCTGGCTGCGCGAGCGGCTCGCCGCCACCCTCGGCGAGCTCGCCGCCTACCCCGACCAGACGGCCGCGCGCGCCGCCGTCGCCGCGCGGCACGGGCGGCCGACCGACGAGGTCCTGCTCACCTCGGGCGCCGCGGAGGCGTTCGTCCTCCTCGCCCGTGTTCTGACGTCACGCCATGTCGCCGTCGTCCACCCGCAGTTCACCGAACCCGAGGCCGCCCTGCGCGATGCCGGACACGAGGTGCACCGGGTGCTGCTGTCACCGGAGGACGGCTTCCGCCTCGGCGCCGTCCCCGAGGAGGCCGACCTGGTCGTCCTCGGCAACCCGACCAACCCCACCTCCGTCCTGCACCCCGCCGCCGCCGTCGCCGCGCTGGCCCGCCCCGGGCGCACCCTGGTGGTGGACGAGGCGTTCATGGACACCGTGCCCGGCGAACGCGAATCCCTGGCCGCCGTACGGGACTTGCCGGGCCGGGTGGTCGTGCTGCGCAGCCTCACCAAGACCTGGGGCCTGGCCGGGCTGCGGATCGGCTACGTGCTCGGGCCGGCCCCGCTGGTCGCCGCGCTCGGCGCCGCGCAGCCGCTGTGGCCGGTCTCCACCCCGGCCCTGACCGCCGCCGAGGCGTGCAGCACGCCGGCCGCGCTGGCCGAGGCGGAGGAGGCGGCCGCGGAGCTGGGCCTGTGGCGCGCGCACCTGCTGAAGGGGCTGGCCGGGTTCCCGTCCGTACGGGTGTACGGCGAGCCGGCCGCGTCGTTCGTGCTGGTCCGGCTGCCGGGCGCGGCGGCCGTCCGGGAGCGGCTGCGCGAGCACGGCTTCGCCGTCCGGCGCGGGGACACCTTCCCGGGGCTGGGCGAGGAGTGGCTGCGGATCGCCGTCCGCGACGAGGCCACGACGGACCGCTTCCTGGACGCGCTCGCGGCGGCGATCACCACGGCGTGA
- a CDS encoding MFS transporter has product MYVADSRRSKAPVAPATAPGHGPASPCQEADGGHGGRAALRAAVPGAVVALGAVSLVTDISSEMVSAVLPLYLLTGLGLSPLGFGLLDGLQNGFSALVRLAGGHLADRRGGDGAARHKAVAAVGYGLSALCKPLLLFAHTVPLIGAVIAVDRTGKGLRTAPRDAMISLATEPEHRGRAFGVHRAMDTAGALLGPLTAFLVLRLAGGPLLADGGERHGYDAVFTVSACIAALGVLVLLLFVPSRLGGDATSTSAPSLRDGLSLLRLPGLRRLTLCAVLLGLTTVSDSFLYLLVQRRLGLATDLFPLLPLGTAAAFLLLAVPLGALADRIGRRRLFTAGHAVLLLAYGLLLSPLHGLPATVCVLVLHGAFYAATDGVLAAAAADAVPAEQRGAGLALVGTGQALARFACSLLFGALWSAVGGTTALAWSAGALALCVLGAAAVLREPAREVSS; this is encoded by the coding sequence GTGTACGTCGCGGATTCCCGACGCTCCAAGGCTCCCGTCGCCCCGGCCACCGCGCCGGGGCACGGGCCCGCCTCCCCCTGCCAGGAGGCCGACGGCGGGCACGGGGGGAGGGCCGCCCTGCGTGCCGCCGTGCCCGGGGCGGTGGTCGCCCTCGGGGCCGTCAGCCTCGTCACCGACATCTCCTCCGAGATGGTCAGCGCCGTCCTCCCGCTCTACCTGCTCACCGGGCTCGGCCTCTCCCCGCTCGGCTTCGGACTGCTGGACGGCCTGCAGAACGGCTTCAGCGCGCTCGTCCGTCTCGCCGGCGGCCACCTCGCCGACCGGCGCGGCGGCGACGGCGCGGCCCGGCACAAGGCGGTCGCGGCCGTCGGCTACGGCCTGTCGGCCCTGTGCAAGCCGCTGCTGCTGTTCGCCCACACCGTGCCGCTGATCGGCGCCGTCATCGCCGTCGACCGCACCGGCAAGGGCCTGCGCACCGCCCCGCGCGACGCCATGATCTCGCTCGCCACCGAACCCGAGCACCGCGGCCGGGCGTTCGGCGTGCACCGCGCGATGGACACCGCCGGCGCCCTGCTCGGGCCGCTCACCGCGTTCCTGGTGCTCCGGCTGGCCGGCGGCCCGCTGCTCGCCGACGGCGGTGAACGGCACGGCTACGACGCGGTGTTCACCGTCAGCGCGTGCATCGCCGCGCTCGGGGTGCTGGTGCTGCTGCTGTTCGTGCCGAGCCGGCTCGGCGGTGATGCGACGTCAACCTCGGCTCCTTCGCTGCGCGACGGGCTGTCGCTGCTGCGGCTGCCCGGACTGCGCCGGCTCACCCTGTGCGCCGTCCTGCTCGGACTCACCACCGTCAGCGACTCGTTCCTCTACCTGCTCGTCCAGCGCCGCCTCGGCCTCGCCACCGACCTCTTCCCGCTGCTGCCGCTCGGCACGGCCGCGGCGTTCCTGCTGCTCGCCGTTCCGCTGGGCGCGCTCGCCGACCGGATCGGCCGCCGCCGGCTCTTCACCGCCGGGCACGCGGTGCTCCTCCTCGCGTACGGGCTGCTGCTCTCGCCGCTCCACGGACTGCCCGCCACCGTCTGCGTCCTCGTCCTGCACGGCGCCTTCTACGCCGCCACCGACGGCGTGCTCGCCGCCGCCGCGGCCGACGCCGTGCCCGCCGAACAGCGCGGCGCCGGCCTCGCCCTGGTCGGCACCGGGCAGGCGCTCGCCCGGTTCGCCTGCTCGCTGCTGTTCGGCGCGCTGTGGTCCGCAGTCGGCGGCACCACCGCGCTCGCCTGGTCGGCCGGCGCGCTCGCGCTGTGCGTCCTCGGCGCGGCCGCCGTCCTCCGCGAACCCGCCCGTGAGGTGTCCTCGTGA
- a CDS encoding cobyrinate a,c-diamide synthase, with protein MSTVPRLVVAAPSSGAGKTTVATGLIAALAARGLAVSPHKVGPDYIDPGYHALAAGRPGRNLDAFLCGPERIAPLFLHGAAGADVAVVEGVMGLFDGASGRGELASTAHVAKLLRAPVVLVVDGSSQSRSVAALVHGFASWDPQVRLAGVILNRVASDRHEQLLREALEEGSGVPVLGALRRSAAVATPSRHLGLIPAVERSAEALKAVADMGELVASSVDLDAVLELARTAPELDAQPWDAAAEVTPVSGRPRIAVAGGAAFSFSYAENAELLGAAGAEVIPFDPLHSASLPEGTAGLVIGGGFPELYVRELSGNTELRRSIAEFATSGGPVAAECAGLLYLGRELDGKPMCGVLDTTARMTERLTLGYREAVALHDSPLGPAGTRLRGHEFHRTVCEPGAGELPAWGWRLPTGPRTEGFAGGNVHASYLHLHWAGSPELAASFAAAAARFAGAR; from the coding sequence TTGAGCACCGTCCCCCGCCTCGTCGTCGCCGCGCCCTCCTCGGGCGCCGGCAAGACCACCGTCGCCACCGGCCTCATCGCGGCGCTCGCCGCGCGCGGGCTGGCGGTGTCGCCGCACAAGGTCGGCCCCGACTACATCGACCCGGGCTACCACGCGCTCGCCGCCGGGCGCCCGGGCCGCAACCTGGACGCCTTCCTGTGCGGGCCGGAGCGGATCGCGCCGCTGTTCCTGCACGGCGCGGCGGGAGCCGACGTCGCCGTCGTCGAGGGGGTCATGGGCCTGTTCGACGGGGCGTCCGGGCGCGGGGAGCTGGCGTCCACGGCGCACGTGGCCAAGCTCCTGCGGGCACCGGTGGTGCTCGTCGTGGACGGCAGTTCGCAGTCGCGGTCGGTGGCCGCGCTGGTGCACGGCTTCGCCTCCTGGGACCCTCAGGTGCGGCTCGCCGGGGTGATCCTCAACCGGGTCGCCTCCGACCGGCACGAGCAACTCCTGCGCGAGGCCCTGGAGGAGGGCTCCGGCGTGCCCGTCCTCGGCGCGCTGCGCCGCTCGGCGGCGGTCGCCACACCCTCGCGCCACCTCGGGCTGATCCCGGCCGTGGAGCGGTCGGCTGAGGCGCTGAAGGCCGTCGCGGACATGGGCGAACTCGTCGCCTCCTCGGTCGACCTGGACGCCGTGCTCGAACTCGCGCGGACCGCGCCCGAGTTGGACGCGCAGCCGTGGGATGCGGCGGCCGAGGTCACCCCGGTTTCCGGGCGGCCGCGGATCGCGGTGGCGGGCGGTGCCGCGTTCTCCTTCTCGTACGCCGAGAACGCCGAACTGCTGGGCGCGGCGGGCGCGGAGGTGATTCCGTTCGACCCGCTGCACTCCGCGTCGCTGCCCGAGGGGACGGCCGGCCTGGTCATCGGCGGCGGCTTCCCCGAGCTGTACGTCCGGGAGTTGAGCGGGAACACCGAACTGCGGCGATCCATCGCCGAGTTCGCGACATCCGGCGGTCCGGTTGCCGCCGAGTGCGCCGGACTGCTCTACCTGGGGCGGGAGTTGGACGGCAAGCCGATGTGCGGCGTACTCGACACCACCGCCCGGATGACCGAACGGCTCACCCTCGGCTACCGGGAGGCCGTCGCCCTGCACGACTCCCCGCTCGGCCCGGCCGGCACCCGGCTGCGCGGGCACGAGTTCCACCGGACGGTCTGCGAGCCCGGCGCGGGCGAACTCCCCGCCTGGGGCTGGCGGTTGCCCACCGGACCGCGCACCGAGGGCTTCGCCGGCGGCAACGTCCACGCGTCCTACCTGCACCTGCACTGGGCCGGATCACCGGAGCTGGCGGCCTCCTTCGCGGCCGCGGCGGCGCGGTTCGCCGGAGCCCGGTGA
- a CDS encoding cobalamin biosynthesis protein yields MIGLVAVDGTVGPLADELHAAWPDSSKAYKAKRGSCFGPPEALGFALHESEHVILFAPLATALHLIDDVGLGRTKDKGLLCVDPQRRYVIPLSADAGTKELAWEVAAVLGVLPVFTDRPSPRESALAELARQAPRPPLDTPTATPPAQEPILRLPDPEDPEYGDDLEVLPRTLVLGIGASSRTEQTEVMRLLGATLKETGLSRTSIARIATIAGKADHPAVIWAHWCLGRAPVDEHLADALAVVPVPNPSAAVDSAVGTASVAEAAALASAPGGELVVAKRKSATATIAIARTALRGRLTLVGLGPGPHDLLVPRALEELRSVSAVVGPEAAVTAIAALLRPATRRVATDDFTEAAVTLASHGHAVALVALGDGTALDAPPGPYDVLRIPGLPAAPENSRQGDPA; encoded by the coding sequence GTGATCGGGCTGGTGGCCGTCGACGGGACGGTCGGTCCGCTCGCCGACGAACTGCACGCCGCCTGGCCGGACAGCAGCAAGGCCTACAAGGCGAAGCGCGGCAGCTGCTTCGGCCCGCCCGAGGCGCTCGGGTTCGCCCTCCACGAGTCCGAGCACGTGATCCTCTTCGCGCCGCTCGCGACGGCCCTCCACCTGATCGATGATGTGGGCCTCGGCAGGACGAAGGACAAGGGCCTGCTGTGCGTCGACCCGCAGCGGCGGTACGTGATCCCGCTGAGCGCTGACGCCGGCACGAAGGAACTGGCCTGGGAGGTGGCGGCCGTCCTCGGCGTCCTGCCGGTGTTCACGGACCGCCCGTCACCGCGCGAGAGCGCCCTCGCCGAACTGGCCCGGCAGGCCCCGCGGCCACCTCTCGACACCCCCACGGCCACGCCTCCCGCGCAAGAGCCGATCCTGCGGCTCCCCGACCCCGAGGACCCGGAGTACGGCGACGACCTCGAAGTGCTCCCGCGCACGCTCGTCCTCGGCATCGGCGCGAGCAGCCGCACCGAACAGACCGAGGTGATGCGGCTGCTGGGCGCGACCCTGAAGGAGACCGGTCTCAGCCGGACGTCGATCGCCCGCATCGCCACCATCGCCGGCAAGGCGGACCACCCGGCCGTGATCTGGGCCCACTGGTGCCTCGGCCGGGCGCCGGTGGACGAGCACCTTGCGGACGCGCTCGCGGTCGTCCCCGTGCCGAACCCGTCCGCCGCGGTAGACTCCGCCGTCGGCACCGCGAGCGTCGCCGAGGCGGCGGCCCTGGCGAGCGCGCCGGGCGGCGAACTCGTCGTCGCCAAGCGGAAGTCGGCGACGGCGACGATCGCGATCGCACGGACGGCACTGCGCGGACGGCTCACACTGGTCGGCCTCGGCCCTGGCCCGCACGACCTGCTGGTGCCGCGCGCACTGGAGGAACTGCGCAGCGTCTCGGCGGTGGTGGGCCCGGAGGCCGCCGTCACGGCAATCGCCGCACTGCTGCGGCCCGCCACGCGACGCGTCGCGACGGACGACTTCACCGAGGCCGCCGTCACCCTGGCCTCGCACGGCCACGCCGTCGCGCTGGTCGCCCTCGGCGACGGCACTGCGCTGGACGCGCCCCCCGGCCCGTACGACGTGCTCCGTATCCCCGGCCTGCCCGCCGCTCCCGAGAACAGCCGCCAAGGAGACCCCGCGTGA
- a CDS encoding alkaline phosphatase family protein — MAFARLRTAGTPRTPRRRTLTALAAALGLAAGSLGLWAASGSAAADTAAGLPTPDHIVVVVMENHAYSQVIGSSRAPYINNTLVAGGATLTQSYALTHPSQPNYYMLFSGSSQGITDDSCVDVGALQGPNLASELLATGQTFASYNESIPGVGATDCRVDNYAQKHNPWFGFGNVPTSSAYGMDAFPTDFTTLPKVSFVIPDLCSDMHDCSVATGDSWIKANLAAYADWAKNNNSLLVMTFDEDNKLSGNRIPTVVYGAHVAPGSSTATSYNHYDVLRTLEDLTGVNAHAGNAATANDITGIWN, encoded by the coding sequence ATGGCCTTCGCACGACTCCGCACCGCCGGCACGCCCCGCACCCCCCGTCGCCGGACCCTCACCGCTCTCGCCGCCGCACTCGGCCTCGCCGCCGGCTCACTCGGCCTCTGGGCCGCGAGCGGCAGCGCCGCCGCCGACACTGCCGCCGGCCTGCCGACGCCCGACCACATCGTCGTCGTGGTCATGGAGAACCACGCCTACTCGCAGGTGATCGGCAGCTCCAGGGCGCCCTACATCAACAACACCCTGGTGGCCGGTGGCGCGACCCTGACCCAGTCGTACGCGCTCACCCACCCCAGCCAGCCCAACTACTACATGCTGTTCTCGGGCAGCTCCCAGGGCATCACCGACGACAGCTGCGTCGACGTCGGCGCCCTCCAGGGGCCCAACCTGGCCTCCGAACTCCTGGCCACCGGCCAGACCTTCGCCAGCTACAACGAGAGCATTCCCGGCGTCGGCGCCACCGACTGCCGCGTCGACAACTACGCGCAGAAGCATAACCCGTGGTTCGGCTTCGGCAACGTCCCCACCTCCAGCGCCTACGGCATGGACGCGTTCCCCACCGACTTCACCACCCTGCCCAAGGTGTCGTTCGTGATCCCGGACCTCTGCAGCGACATGCACGACTGCTCGGTCGCCACCGGCGACTCCTGGATCAAGGCCAACCTCGCCGCCTACGCGGACTGGGCGAAGAACAACAACAGCCTGCTCGTCATGACCTTCGACGAGGACAACAAGCTGTCCGGCAACCGCATCCCCACCGTCGTCTACGGCGCGCACGTCGCCCCCGGCAGCAGCACCGCCACCTCGTACAACCACTACGACGTGCTGCGCACCCTGGAGGACCTGACCGGCGTCAACGCCCACGCCGGCAACGCCGCCACCGCCAACGACATCACCGGCATCTGGAACTGA
- a CDS encoding OsmC family protein gives MAKLHTYTTEITWTGNQGAGTSDYRSYARDHDVAADGRPTIPGSSDPAFRGDPTRWNPEQLLLASVSQCHLLWYLHLCAVNGVVVTSYVDNPVGTMAETPEGGHFTSAVLHPRIEVASDGMVEKALTLHAEAHRSCFIANSVNFPVRHEPVVTVAG, from the coding sequence GTGGCCAAGCTGCACACCTACACCACCGAGATCACCTGGACCGGCAACCAGGGCGCCGGCACCAGCGACTACCGCTCCTACGCCCGCGACCACGACGTCGCCGCCGACGGCCGGCCCACCATCCCCGGCTCCTCCGACCCCGCCTTCCGCGGCGACCCGACCCGCTGGAACCCCGAACAGCTGCTGCTCGCTTCCGTCTCGCAGTGCCACCTGCTCTGGTACCTGCACCTGTGCGCCGTCAACGGCGTCGTCGTGACCTCGTACGTCGACAACCCCGTCGGCACGATGGCCGAGACGCCGGAGGGCGGGCACTTCACCTCGGCCGTCCTGCACCCGCGGATCGAGGTCGCGTCGGACGGCATGGTCGAGAAGGCGCTCACCCTGCACGCCGAGGCGCACCGGTCCTGCTTCATCGCCAACTCGGTCAACTTTCCGGTGCGGCACGAGCCGGTGGTAACAGTCGCGGGATGA
- a CDS encoding TolB family protein, which produces MNQLRNRTRVLILLIAVLLLGAVGTGAVLHAADRTARRDQAQPGAPAVDSGDVSLQKPTSGRQLVFRNMAWGPHRDELTAVPADRPDGPRTASGVHCLRFHAAGGTGICLQAEHGALDDTYRAVVLDDHLKEKRSFPVAGIPTRSRVSPSGHLAAWTVFVSGDSYAGTNFSTRTSVVDVRDWNLRDNLESFDIVKDGRPYQAHDVNIWGVTFADDNTFYATLATAGRTHLVRGDLASRTLTTLHDNVECPSLSPDGTRVAYKKRVPGLPDDAPWRLYVLDLATMTETPTAEQRDIDDQAVWTDNGALLYALPGDYGADLWTVPADGGGAARRVTGAAVAPAYVG; this is translated from the coding sequence GTGAACCAGCTCCGGAACCGGACCAGAGTGCTCATCCTCCTGATCGCCGTCCTGCTGCTCGGCGCGGTGGGCACCGGAGCCGTCCTCCACGCCGCCGACCGCACCGCCCGCCGGGACCAGGCCCAGCCCGGCGCGCCGGCCGTCGACTCCGGCGACGTCTCGCTGCAGAAACCCACCAGCGGACGGCAGTTGGTGTTCCGCAACATGGCCTGGGGCCCGCACCGCGACGAACTCACCGCCGTCCCCGCCGACCGCCCCGACGGCCCGCGCACTGCCTCCGGCGTCCACTGCCTGCGCTTCCACGCCGCCGGCGGCACCGGCATCTGCCTCCAGGCCGAACACGGCGCCCTCGACGACACCTACCGGGCCGTCGTCCTCGACGACCACCTGAAGGAGAAGCGCTCCTTCCCCGTCGCCGGCATCCCCACCCGCTCCCGGGTCTCGCCCTCCGGCCACCTCGCCGCATGGACCGTCTTCGTCAGCGGCGACTCCTACGCCGGCACCAACTTCTCCACCCGTACCTCCGTCGTCGACGTCCGCGACTGGAACCTGCGCGACAACCTGGAGAGCTTCGACATCGTCAAGGACGGCCGGCCCTACCAGGCGCACGACGTCAACATCTGGGGCGTCACCTTCGCCGACGACAACACCTTCTACGCCACCCTCGCCACCGCCGGCCGGACCCACCTCGTCCGCGGCGACCTCGCCTCCCGCACCCTTACCACCCTCCACGACAACGTCGAGTGCCCCTCCCTCTCCCCGGACGGCACCCGCGTCGCCTACAAGAAGCGCGTCCCCGGCCTGCCCGACGACGCCCCCTGGCGGCTCTACGTCCTCGACCTCGCCACCATGACCGAGACCCCCACCGCCGAACAGCGCGACATCGACGACCAGGCCGTCTGGACCGACAACGGCGCCCTGCTGTACGCCCTCCCCGGCGACTACGGCGCCGACCTGTGGACCGTCCCGGCCGACGGCGGCGGCGCCGCCCGACGGGTCACGGGGGCCGCCGTCGCACCCGCCTACGTGGGCTGA
- a CDS encoding MarR family winged helix-turn-helix transcriptional regulator, translating into MQERDTVDDIVDQWARARPELDSEPIAVIGRLRRLNVRVDTALREYFAEHGLDSSEFDVLATLRRSGEPYELNARALLKSAMVTSGAITNRVDRLSAKGLVERSPCPNDRRAVLVRLTPAGKELIDAAMPGHVRNEERILAALDPQERDQLKALLKKLLIAHGDTERL; encoded by the coding sequence ATGCAGGAACGCGACACCGTCGACGACATCGTCGACCAGTGGGCCCGGGCCCGCCCCGAGCTCGACAGCGAGCCCATCGCCGTGATCGGCCGGCTGCGCCGCCTGAACGTCCGCGTCGACACCGCCCTGCGCGAGTACTTCGCCGAACACGGCCTGGACTCCTCCGAGTTCGACGTCCTCGCGACGCTCCGGCGGTCCGGCGAGCCGTACGAACTCAACGCCCGCGCACTGCTGAAGTCGGCCATGGTGACGTCCGGCGCGATCACCAATCGCGTCGACCGGCTCTCGGCGAAGGGCCTCGTCGAGCGCAGCCCCTGCCCGAACGACCGCCGCGCCGTCCTGGTCCGCCTCACCCCCGCCGGCAAGGAACTGATCGACGCGGCCATGCCCGGCCACGTCCGCAACGAGGAACGCATCCTCGCCGCCCTCGATCCGCAGGAGCGCGACCAGCTCAAGGCGCTGCTGAAGAAGCTGCTCATCGCCCACGGCGACACCGAGCGGTTGTAG
- the glnII gene encoding glutamine synthetase GlnII, translated as MAIKAEYIWIDGTKPTAKLRSKTRVLANADKIPTWGFDGSSTNQAEGHASDRVLEPVKVVKDPIRGGDNILVLCEVLETNGTPHESNTRALLREVAEKYASQESIFGIEQEYTFFKGSRPLGFPEGGYPAPQGGYYCGVGAEEVFGREIVELHLDRCIDAGLAICGINAEVMPGQWEFQIGPVDALTVSDDLWIARYLLYRTAEEFGIDATLDAKPARGDWNGAGAHTNFSTKAMREGYEAIITACESLGASQEKVLEHVNQYGDDIQSRLTGKHETAPWNVYSYGVSNRGASVRIPWQVEVEQKGYIEDRRPNANIDPYVVTRLLINTCCEALEKAGQV; from the coding sequence GTGGCAATCAAGGCCGAGTACATCTGGATCGACGGCACCAAGCCGACCGCGAAGCTCCGTTCCAAGACTCGTGTCCTGGCCAACGCGGACAAGATCCCCACCTGGGGCTTCGACGGTTCCTCCACCAACCAGGCCGAGGGCCACGCGTCGGACCGCGTGCTGGAGCCGGTGAAGGTCGTCAAGGACCCGATCCGCGGCGGTGACAACATCCTGGTCCTGTGCGAGGTCCTGGAGACGAACGGTACCCCGCACGAGTCCAACACCCGCGCCCTGCTGCGCGAGGTCGCCGAGAAGTACGCCAGCCAGGAGTCGATCTTCGGCATCGAGCAGGAGTACACCTTCTTCAAGGGCTCCCGCCCGCTGGGCTTCCCGGAGGGCGGTTACCCGGCCCCGCAGGGTGGCTACTACTGCGGTGTCGGCGCCGAGGAGGTCTTCGGCCGCGAGATCGTCGAGCTGCACCTGGACCGCTGCATCGACGCGGGCCTCGCCATCTGCGGCATCAACGCCGAGGTCATGCCCGGCCAGTGGGAGTTCCAGATCGGCCCGGTCGACGCGCTGACCGTCTCGGACGACCTGTGGATCGCCCGCTACCTGCTGTACCGCACCGCCGAGGAGTTCGGCATCGACGCCACCCTCGACGCCAAGCCGGCCCGTGGCGACTGGAACGGCGCGGGTGCGCACACCAACTTCTCCACCAAGGCGATGCGCGAGGGCTACGAGGCCATCATCACCGCCTGCGAGTCGCTCGGTGCCTCCCAGGAGAAGGTGCTGGAGCACGTCAACCAGTACGGTGACGACATCCAGTCCCGCCTGACCGGCAAGCACGAGACCGCCCCGTGGAACGTCTACAGCTACGGCGTCTCCAACCGCGGTGCGTCCGTCCGCATCCCGTGGCAGGTCGAGGTGGAGCAGAAGGGCTACATCGAGGACCGTCGCCCGAACGCCAACATCGACCCCTACGTCGTCACCCGCCTCCTGATCAACACCTGCTGCGAGGCCCTGGAGAAGGCCGGCCAGGTCTGA